The Mercenaria mercenaria strain notata chromosome 8, MADL_Memer_1, whole genome shotgun sequence genome has a segment encoding these proteins:
- the LOC123565354 gene encoding uncharacterized protein LOC123565354 produces MLQKWKKNNSKQARNKVNYELKRCKYNYERNLATKIKDDSKVFWKYVRQNTKTDVTVGSLEDEYGKCVQEDGERARILNKQLCSVFTVEDVNNIPNFEDRPYLTILEEINIREDDVKKHIQTLNPKKAVGPDGIHPRVVKECIDPISVLLRRIFIKTLNEGELPIEWKDANVTALYKSGKRSKPENYRPISDTSICCWLLERIIREAIV; encoded by the exons ATGCTTCAGAAGTGGAAGAAGAACAACTCT aaacaggcTAGGAATAAAGTTAATTATGAGTTGAAAAGgtgtaaatataattatgaaagaaATCTGGCAACAAAGATCAAAGACGACTCTAAAGTGTTTTGGAAGTATGTGAGGCAAAATACAAAAACTGATGTAACAGTTGGCTCATTAGAAGATGAGTATGGAAAATGTGTCCAGGAGGATGGTGAGAGAGCTAGAATACTGAACAAACAACTTTGTTCTGTTTTTACAGTTGAAGATGTAAATAACATACCAAATTTTGAGGATAGACCCTACCTTACAATTTTAGAAGAAATCAACATACGCGAGGACGATGTTAAGAAACATATACAAACATTAAATCCCAAAAAAGCAGTAGGACCAGATGGGATTCATCCTAGAGTTGTCAAAGAATGCATCGATCCTATATCTGTTTTGCTGAGGAGAATATTTATTAAGACCTTGAATGAAGGGGAATTGCCCATTGAATGGAAGGACGCCAATGTGACAGCACTATATAAGAGTGGTAAAAGAAGTAAACCAGAAAACTATAGACCTATAAGTGACACTTCTATTTGTTGTTGGCTTTTGGAAAGAATAATAAGAGAGGCAATAGTTTAA